A region of the Roseibium algicola genome:
TCGTTGCTGGCAAACAGGATCCAGTAGGTCATTGCTGATGCGGTTGCAGTCTTGCTTTTGGACGACTTTGAAAATGCTCCTCGTGGCGGCCTTCGTTGCTGCCGGAGGATCGTTCAGTCATTCGCTTGCCGGAACTGCCCACGAACACTCACATGAAACCGCTGCCGCCTCCGGCGGCGATATTCCCCACGATCATGCTTCAAACCATTCCGATCATAATGTGGCAGATCATGAAACCGTGCATTGTGGGGCCTATTTGCTGGCGTTGACGGATGACGAGCATCTGAGCATCCCTGACCTCATCGAAGACAGCGTCCGTGATACCGTGGTGTCCAATGTGTCCCGGGTGTGGAAGATTGATCCGCCTCCCCCGCGACCGGCTCCTTTATCCGTTTGAAATCGCTTGAGGCGGAATATCCGCCACGCAATCTGGATACAGGACAAGATCAATGAAACTTACGGTTATATCAGTGACTGGCGCGCTGTTGCTTGCAGGCGTTGCCGGCGCTTTTGCACATGGTGGGGCGTCCGGAATCGTCAAGGAACGCATGGACGCGATGGATGAGATGGGCGACGTGATGAAGTCGCTGACTGCCATCATGCGTGGAGAAAAGGACTATGATGCGGACGCAGTGCGTGAGGGCGCTGCGGTTATCCAGTCCCATTCCGGCGAGGCCCTGACCAAGCTGTTCCCGGAACACAGCATCGAAGGCCCATCGGAGGCGAAACCGGAAATCTGGACTGACTGGGAAGAATTCTCTGAGCTCGCAAAACAGCTGGACGTTTTTGCAGCAGGACTTGGCGCAGCGGCCGAAAACGGCCTGGCACACGGCAAGGGCGGTGCAGGTATGACGGGTCAGTCGGGCATGATGGGGCAAGACACCATGATGGGTGGAAATTCCATGATGTCCCAGGGTGGTATGATGGGCTCCGGAGGAATGATGGGGTCGGGTGGCATGATGGGGAACGCCGGTCACATGGCCGATCCCGAAATGCTGGCCCAGATGCCTGCGGACGGGCTTTTCAACATGGTCGCGCAGACCTGTTCGGCCTGTCACTCAAAATTCAGGGTCGAGAAAAACTGATCGATGCGCCTCTGGCTCATTGTTGCGATCGTTGCTCCCGCGTTGGCGGGAGCGGCGTTCGCCGTGCTGTACCTCTGGCCTGTCGACAAGCCCGAACGGATCGAAGTCCTTGCCGGCGATCCGGGCCGCGGCGCCTATCTTGCCAGGATGTCGGGATGTATCGCCTGCCATACCAATACGGAAGGTGGCGGGAAACCTCTGGCTGGCGGTGTCAGGCTGCCGACAGACTTCGGTACGTTCTATTCGCCCAACCTGACGACGGATCCGGATCACGGCATCGGAAACTGGAACTTGCAGGATTTTGCAGCGGCGGTGCGACAGGGTATTTCGCCGGAAGGAGAGCCCTACTATCCGTCGTTTCCCTATCCGTTTTACGGTTCCTTTACCGACCAGGATATCGCGGACCTGTGGGCAGCCTTCAAGACGGTTCCCCCCGTTGCTGAAGCATCGACACCACATGACATGTTGCCGCCATTCAATCTCAGAATGGGTCTGAAACTCTGGCGCGGACTGTTTTACGTGCCGGAGACATTCGACCCGGATCCTGCGCGCTCTGATCTCTGGAACAGGGGCAAGTTCATTGTTGAGGGACCGGCTCATTGCGGCGCTTGCCACACCCCTAGAAATGCCGCTGGTGCACGTCAGGCGGAATTGGCTCTGCATGGCGCCAGCGAACTGCCTGACGGCGGCAACTCTCCACCCATCACGAGTGCCGCGCTGAAGAGACAGGGCTGGACGATAAGTTCTCTTCAGTATGCTCTGAAAACCGGGATCATGCCTGATGGGGATGTCTTTGGCGGCTCCATGGGCGAGGTCGTGCGCGACGGCACTGCTTTCCTTTCCGAAGAGGACAGGGAAGCAATCGCAACCTTTCTCCTGGAGAGGGACGGCTGACCGTCTGAAGGAGAGAAACCATGAGAAGCCGCATCTTGCTCGGTGCACTTTCTGCGGCAGTGGTGATTGTCGTCGCCAGTGCCATTTTCCTTCTGGCACCTCCCGATGTTGACGAAAGTGTCGTCCGGCTGAAGCCGGGCGACCTCAAGCTTGTGCGTTTGGGAGCAGACATTTACGCGCAGAATTGCGCAGCTTGTCATGGAGACGGCCTGAAAGGAGAGCGCGACTGGATGGACGCCAATCCGGACGGTTCCCTGAAGGCCCCGCCGCACGATGAAACCGGGCACACCTGGCATCATCAGGACGACCTGTTGT
Encoded here:
- a CDS encoding c-type cytochrome; translation: MKLTVISVTGALLLAGVAGAFAHGGASGIVKERMDAMDEMGDVMKSLTAIMRGEKDYDADAVREGAAVIQSHSGEALTKLFPEHSIEGPSEAKPEIWTDWEEFSELAKQLDVFAAGLGAAAENGLAHGKGGAGMTGQSGMMGQDTMMGGNSMMSQGGMMGSGGMMGSGGMMGNAGHMADPEMLAQMPADGLFNMVAQTCSACHSKFRVEKN
- a CDS encoding c-type cytochrome, coding for MRLWLIVAIVAPALAGAAFAVLYLWPVDKPERIEVLAGDPGRGAYLARMSGCIACHTNTEGGGKPLAGGVRLPTDFGTFYSPNLTTDPDHGIGNWNLQDFAAAVRQGISPEGEPYYPSFPYPFYGSFTDQDIADLWAAFKTVPPVAEASTPHDMLPPFNLRMGLKLWRGLFYVPETFDPDPARSDLWNRGKFIVEGPAHCGACHTPRNAAGARQAELALHGASELPDGGNSPPITSAALKRQGWTISSLQYALKTGIMPDGDVFGGSMGEVVRDGTAFLSEEDREAIATFLLERDG
- a CDS encoding c-type cytochrome translates to MRSRILLGALSAAVVIVVASAIFLLAPPDVDESVVRLKPGDLKLVRLGADIYAQNCAACHGDGLKGERDWMDANPDGSLKAPPHDETGHTWHHQDDLLFRITKHGTAKAVGLENFNSNMPAFEGVLTDTEIIAVLSWIKAQWPQEIRERHDLINAQGGAPSS